A window of Pirellulales bacterium contains these coding sequences:
- a CDS encoding DUF1559 domain-containing protein, whose translation MRRNFSSSARQAFTLIELLVVIAIIGILIAILLPAVQAAREAGRRSSCTNNLKQIGLALANFHDVKGKLPSSGRPTAASTVRLGSLVLLLPFVEQKALYDEYDFSVSWSHVNNLPITSQRIPVYECPSAPRSNLTLDHNPDGFQDTVTTWVGIVAVGDYSASLGVDPRLEAVAAAATPPKVVNSSEVYASSGAKLTNGFLPKNSTLTFADITDGLSNTIAWLESAGRPFVYQNGLQVSTDLLEHHTNAGGWCRPASEILFAGSNRQGTVIPGLYINRTNGYDHTDEEYGGTGFPAPYGTEGTSQPYSFHSGGFNYLLGDGAVKFFDQDGGVEVLAALITRNKAANEGSLADAIVTPPVTTP comes from the coding sequence ATGCGTAGGAATTTCTCATCTTCGGCTCGGCAAGCGTTTACGCTGATCGAGCTCTTGGTGGTGATTGCCATCATTGGCATCCTCATCGCCATCCTTCTGCCGGCCGTGCAGGCCGCTCGTGAAGCCGGGCGCCGCTCGAGCTGCACGAACAACCTGAAGCAGATCGGTTTGGCGCTGGCCAACTTCCACGACGTCAAAGGCAAGTTGCCCAGCAGCGGTCGTCCGACGGCCGCCAGCACCGTGCGTCTCGGTTCGCTGGTTCTCCTGCTCCCCTTCGTGGAACAGAAGGCCCTGTACGACGAGTACGACTTCTCTGTAAGTTGGAGCCACGTCAATAACCTACCAATCACTTCACAGCGTATTCCGGTCTATGAGTGCCCTTCGGCGCCGCGTAGCAACTTGACGCTCGACCACAACCCGGACGGGTTCCAAGATACCGTCACGACGTGGGTGGGGATCGTCGCCGTTGGCGACTACTCGGCCTCGCTCGGCGTCGATCCGCGGCTCGAGGCGGTCGCGGCTGCGGCCACTCCCCCGAAGGTGGTTAATTCGAGCGAAGTGTATGCTTCGTCAGGCGCTAAGCTCACGAACGGTTTCCTGCCCAAGAACTCCACGTTGACCTTTGCCGACATCACCGACGGCCTGTCGAACACGATCGCCTGGCTCGAATCGGCCGGTCGTCCGTTCGTCTATCAGAACGGTCTGCAAGTCAGTACCGATCTTTTGGAACACCACACGAACGCCGGTGGCTGGTGCCGTCCGGCCAGCGAAATTCTCTTCGCTGGTTCGAATCGTCAAGGCACGGTCATCCCCGGCTTGTATATCAACCGTACGAATGGCTACGACCACACGGATGAAGAGTACGGCGGCACCGGCTTCCCGGCCCCCTACGGGACGGAAGGTACGAGCCAACCATACTCGTTCCACAGCGGTGGTTTCAACTACCTGCTGGGTGACGGTGCGGTGAAGTTCTTCGATCAAGACGGCGGCGTCGAGGTACTCGCCGCCCTGATCACCCGCAACAAGGCCGCGAACGAAGGTTCGCTCGCCGACGCGATTGTCACCCCGCCGGTGACCACGCCGTAA
- a CDS encoding YezD family protein: protein MSQHTPRNGATEGGTEPRRHELPWDQIRAALEGLQFGHVSVIVQDGVVVQIERTERRRLRGPRRES from the coding sequence ATGAGCCAGCACACACCGCGGAATGGAGCAACCGAAGGGGGGACGGAGCCGCGCCGCCACGAGCTGCCTTGGGATCAGATCCGCGCAGCGCTCGAAGGACTGCAATTCGGCCACGTCTCGGTGATCGTGCAAGACGGGGTCGTCGTGCAGATCGAACGTACTGAACGCCGCCGCCTGCGCGGTCCGCGCCGCGAAAGCTGA
- a CDS encoding sulfate/molybdate ABC transporter ATP-binding protein, producing the protein MSIVVTDISKRFGNFQALDNVSLNVEGGSLLALLGPSGSGKTTLLRVIAGLESPDTGTVHYEDEDVTYRAARDRNVGFVFQHYALFRHMTVFDNIAFGLRVRRRPRKEIRERVSELLHLVRLEGLEGRRPSQLSGGQRQRVALARALAIRPKVLLLDEPFGALDAKVRQELRAWLRRLHDEIHMTSVFVTHDQEEAFEVADHVVVMNQGRVEQVGTPQEIFDHPANPFVMDFLGNVNALSARVERGRAVLGDWELDYPEYPHAESRQATLYVRPHELELERAPNGVPSLKAHVLRVNPTGSLAKVYLDIPDHGIAMNAEVSSARCAELELRAGDTVYVSPRRVRVFVPDTQAPEYVI; encoded by the coding sequence ATGAGCATCGTCGTCACCGACATTTCCAAACGCTTTGGCAACTTTCAGGCCCTCGACAACGTCAGCCTGAATGTCGAGGGAGGCTCGCTGCTCGCGCTGCTCGGTCCCTCGGGATCGGGCAAGACGACGCTGTTGCGCGTCATCGCCGGACTCGAGAGCCCCGACACCGGTACCGTACACTACGAAGACGAGGACGTCACTTACCGCGCCGCGCGCGATCGCAACGTCGGCTTCGTCTTTCAGCACTACGCCTTGTTCCGCCACATGACGGTGTTCGACAACATCGCCTTCGGCCTGCGGGTCCGCCGTCGTCCGCGCAAGGAGATCCGCGAGCGCGTCAGCGAGTTGCTCCACCTGGTGCGGCTCGAGGGGCTCGAGGGGCGGCGTCCGTCCCAACTCTCGGGCGGTCAACGACAGCGCGTGGCCCTGGCCCGCGCCCTGGCCATCCGTCCCAAGGTGTTGTTGCTCGACGAGCCCTTCGGCGCACTCGACGCCAAGGTTCGCCAGGAGTTGCGTGCCTGGTTGCGTCGCCTACACGACGAGATCCACATGACGAGCGTCTTCGTCACGCACGACCAGGAAGAGGCCTTCGAAGTGGCTGACCACGTCGTCGTCATGAACCAGGGACGGGTCGAGCAGGTCGGCACGCCGCAAGAGATCTTCGATCATCCGGCGAATCCGTTCGTGATGGACTTCCTGGGCAACGTCAATGCCCTCTCGGCCCGCGTCGAGCGCGGCCGGGCCGTGCTCGGCGATTGGGAGCTGGACTATCCAGAGTATCCGCACGCCGAGTCGCGGCAGGCGACGCTCTACGTTCGCCCGCACGAACTCGAGTTGGAACGCGCTCCGAACGGAGTTCCCAGCCTCAAGGCACACGTTTTGCGTGTGAACCCGACCGGCTCGCTGGCCAAGGTGTACCTCGACATTCCCGATCACGGGATCGCGATGAACGCCGAGGTGAGCAGCGCCCGCTGCGCCGAGTTGGAGTTGCGTGCCGGCGACACGGTCTACGTCTCGCCCCGGCGCGTGCGCGTGTTCGTTCCCGATACTCAAGCCCCCGAGTACGTGATTTAG